The Thermococcus peptonophilus genomic sequence TCCTCAGCCACATGTCCCAGTCCTCGCAGGTTACGAAGTCCTCTCTGAAGAGCCCAGCTCTCTTGAAGCACTTACGCCTCACCATTATCGTGGATGTTCCGGTTATGTTGTCCTTCAAAAGATGCCCATAAACATCCCCACTCGCCTTAGGGTGCTTTATCCCCAGAACTTTGCCCCGTTCTAAGGAGTAATACGTGAAGGCCGTATAAACCAGCCCATAACCCGGAGGAAGTCTCTTAAAGGCCTCGATCTGCAGCTCAAGCTTGTTTTCCCTCCAGCGGTCGTCATCGTCGAGGAATGCTATGAACTCCCCTCTGGCCTTCAAAACACCGAGGTTGCGGGCGTTCGCTATGCCTTTCCCACGCTGGGGGATGTATCTGAGCCTTCCGTCCCCGAAGGAACGCACGAGTTCCCTCGTTGATTCCCTCCGGGCTCCATCAACAATCAAGACCTCAAAATCGTCGAAAGTCTGGTTTAATACGCTGTCTATGGCCCTTTTCAGGAGCTCGTCCCGGTTGTATGTGGGTATTATTACTGATACTCTCAGAGGCATACGGGAAGTTCAGGGCAGGAGCCTTAATAATGGTTGCGGGGAAAAGCTCACGGAACAACTGCCATCCCCAGGTGCTTGAGGAGTATCTTTTTGGCGGTCTTCTCAAAGTCTCTCTTTTCGCTGGCAATTCTTTCGAACTTCCAGTCCTCGACGTTGAAGACCGCCGTGCCCTCGGGGTGATATAGCTTTATCCTGTACTTCTCAAGTTCCTGAACCACTGAAAGCTTGTCCTTTGAGAGGCTGGGGTAAGGATAGTGTGTCCCAAAGGTCTCGGCGATTGCATAGCCTGGAGAAGCAGGAAGAGAGTTACTCGTCACTAAACTCAGAATGAGGCCCTTTATCCTTGACAGACTGAAGTAGCCCTCAACGGGGGGGACTTCTGAAGGTAATCTGAGGAGTAGAGGAACCCTCAAAAGCTCATCATCGAGGAAGACTCCATGTCCGAGCCTCCCGTCCTCACCGAGGAGCTGGCCGTGGTCGCTTGTGACTATAACTATCGAGTTGTTTAATAGGTGCCTCTCATCCATCCTCTTCAGTATCTCAACGAGTTTCCTCTCCAGGTAGTCAACTTGCCGCTGGTATCCCTTTCTCCACTTTTCAACGAGCTCTGGCTCTTCACCGAGGAGCCTGTTAATAACTGGTGCATCCGTGAAGCCCTCAAAGAGAGAGTACGGTTCGTGGACCTCCATGAGGTTCATGAAAACGTAAGAAGGACGAGAAAATTCCAGCTCGCTGACAAGCTCTGCCGTAATCTTTGCCCCCTTATCAACCGGCCAGCCCTCCTTGTACCTGCTCAGGATTCTGGCCAAAACCTTGAGCGGCAATTTGACCTTTTTCTCCTTAAGGAGCGCTAATAGAAGTTCCAGAGCGCTCTTAGGGTTGTATTTCTTGAGAACTCTGTTAAGTTCTTCTCTGTCCTTGTCCTCTATGAGAGGTTTAAGGGTGTCGTGGAACTCGCGGAAGGACTTCAGGCCAAAGTCTGGACTCAGAAAGAAGTTGGCTGTGAGGTTGTATGTCCTGTAACCGGCAGAGGAAAGTATTTCGTGGAGGTAAGTCCCATCCTCCCTGAACCTTATGTCTGGAAGCTTTCTCTTCCGACTCTCGTGAATCCTGTGGTAGAAGGGATACAGTCCGGTGAACATCGATGCGTGGCTCGGTATGGTCCATGGAGAGGGGGCGATTGCCCCCTCCACGCTGGAGAACCCGAACTCCTTGGTAAGTCTTCTCTCTATCCTCTCTGAGTAGTCCTTTCTCAGCGTGTCGAGGACGATCAGGATAACGTTGGGCCTATCCACGGAGCTCACTCTCCCTCACAGGCACGAGCTTCCTTGCATTTCTAATCCGCTCTAGCTTTTTTAAGTTGCTCGCCAGGCTCATGTCAGTTCTTATAAACTCCCTTAGCGCAATGTTTTCCAGTCTCTTCTCCCCCAATTTAAAGGCTTTTATATAGCCTGCAACAAGGCCGTAGGCCTTCAGCGGGTTCGAGGGGAACAGGATTACACTCCTAGCCAATAAGGAGGTAAAGGACGTCCCAAGCTTGTAGTTCGACCAGCCGAGCATCTCGTAGCCCCTCAGGAAGCCGAACCGCCCCTCGGTCTCCCTGAGCTGAACGGCTATCGCATCAACTACTTGGGCGGTCTCCCAGCCGAGGAGCCTCGCGAGGTAGTATGAAACCGTGTCGGGACTCGGTCCCAGCCGGTAGCCGCCGACTTCCCTGAAGCACTCCCTCCTAAAGAGCCTCGGGCTCCCCTTGGGTCTCGCTGGGTCTGTTCCCTCCCAAACGAGACGGCCGTTCCTGATGTAGTACCCCCCGCCGCTGAGTATCCCGAGGCGCTCGTTTTCGTGAAAAGCCCGTATCAGCTTCTCGAAGAACCTGCGTTCAAGTACGAAGTCAGCGTCGAGAACCCCGATGTAGCCGAAGGGGATTCTCTTCCCGATCGCGTAGCTGATAGCCACTCCGAAGCCCCTTCTAACAACGTCGGAATAGCGGTACCTCAGGTCGTACCCAACAGCCCTGTCCTTCAGGTGGATAACCTTAATCCATCCGTGTTCCCTGGCGAGGTCTTCGGCTATTTCGCCCGTCCTGTCGTTGCTGTTGTCGTCAACGATCACCCAGAGCCTCGGCCTGACGCTTTGGTTGATGACGCTCCTGGCTAGGAGGGGAAGGTTCTCCTCTTCGTTTTTGGCCGGGGTAACTATTATGTAGCCCCAGCTCTTCGAGCTCCTATACCTCACCATCTCCCTTCGCCCTTCTGACGATAAGTCTGAAGAGATCCTGGGGCTTCTCTATGGTTTCCCCAGTGTTGCTACTGAAAAATCCATGGTCGGAATGGTCTCCACCCCTCGGATCGCCGGGGATTGGTTCCATCCCGTGGTCTGAGATTATGTAGAGAATGTCTCCATCATCGAGCTTTTCTGAAATCTTTTTGGCGAGTTTATTGAGGTCAATGTAAACGTTCATCAACCTGAGCTTTTTCCTTATCAGGAAGTGTGAGAGCTCATCTAGGAATGGTGTGTACCAGAAGATTAGCTCGTAGTTCCCTTCTAGGGCCTCAAATAGGGCTTTTCTATCGTTTTCATACGTTCGCATTGCGTACTCGATAAGGGGCTTCAAATTGCCCTTAACGGCCTCTTTCATAACTTCCTTGACTTCTGGGGTTGAGACGTTTCTCCCGTAAGATGGCACCCCATTAGTCCAGCTCTTCTCGAAGTAGTCAAAGATTGTCTTGTACTTCTTTGTACGAAGGAGGTAGTTGTAAGTCTCTTTGAAGGGATCAGGAGTCATGGCGTCGCCGATTCGCTTCCTGATTGAGAGGGGGAGTATTTTAGCTGCGAGTTTGACATACCATGGTGTCTTTACTTTCGTTATGTTTCCCTTGTTGGCAATAAACTTCTGTCTCTTGATGAAGGGTTCCTCTATCTCTGGAATCTTCCGCCCGGTA encodes the following:
- a CDS encoding glycosyltransferase; amino-acid sequence: MPLRVSVIIPTYNRDELLKRAIDSVLNQTFDDFEVLIVDGARRESTRELVRSFGDGRLRYIPQRGKGIANARNLGVLKARGEFIAFLDDDDRWRENKLELQIEAFKRLPPGYGLVYTAFTYYSLERGKVLGIKHPKASGDVYGHLLKDNITGTSTIMVRRKCFKRAGLFREDFVTCEDWDMWLRMAKVCRFGAIDEPLVDYSIHPGQFSFAKYLAGRYRMIETHGDIRHNPKILSYHLLQIGILKLFSGDKSGAREVLEAFRLNPMMKGNIRDILSSILDVRTRIYILKFLGRL
- a CDS encoding sulfatase-like hydrolase/transferase, giving the protein MDRPNVILIVLDTLRKDYSERIERRLTKEFGFSSVEGAIAPSPWTIPSHASMFTGLYPFYHRIHESRKRKLPDIRFREDGTYLHEILSSAGYRTYNLTANFFLSPDFGLKSFREFHDTLKPLIEDKDREELNRVLKKYNPKSALELLLALLKEKKVKLPLKVLARILSRYKEGWPVDKGAKITAELVSELEFSRPSYVFMNLMEVHEPYSLFEGFTDAPVINRLLGEEPELVEKWRKGYQRQVDYLERKLVEILKRMDERHLLNNSIVIVTSDHGQLLGEDGRLGHGVFLDDELLRVPLLLRLPSEVPPVEGYFSLSRIKGLILSLVTSNSLPASPGYAIAETFGTHYPYPSLSKDKLSVVQELEKYRIKLYHPEGTAVFNVEDWKFERIASEKRDFEKTAKKILLKHLGMAVVP
- a CDS encoding glycosyltransferase family 2 protein, with the protein product MVRYRSSKSWGYIIVTPAKNEEENLPLLARSVINQSVRPRLWVIVDDNSNDRTGEIAEDLAREHGWIKVIHLKDRAVGYDLRYRYSDVVRRGFGVAISYAIGKRIPFGYIGVLDADFVLERRFFEKLIRAFHENERLGILSGGGYYIRNGRLVWEGTDPARPKGSPRLFRRECFREVGGYRLGPSPDTVSYYLARLLGWETAQVVDAIAVQLRETEGRFGFLRGYEMLGWSNYKLGTSFTSLLARSVILFPSNPLKAYGLVAGYIKAFKLGEKRLENIALREFIRTDMSLASNLKKLERIRNARKLVPVRESELRG
- a CDS encoding alkaline phosphatase family protein, which gives rise to MKVVILGIDGLEYNLVDEWDLKHLKQEAYTKTDLSDFEVIVTPPIWAAMLTGRKIPEIEEPFIKRQKFIANKGNITKVKTPWYVKLAAKILPLSIRKRIGDAMTPDPFKETYNYLLRTKKYKTIFDYFEKSWTNGVPSYGRNVSTPEVKEVMKEAVKGNLKPLIEYAMRTYENDRKALFEALEGNYELIFWYTPFLDELSHFLIRKKLRLMNVYIDLNKLAKKISEKLDDGDILYIISDHGMEPIPGDPRGGDHSDHGFFSSNTGETIEKPQDLFRLIVRRAKGDGEV